A genomic window from Anthocerotibacter panamensis C109 includes:
- the dusB gene encoding tRNA dihydrouridine synthase DusB, translated as MAQPLKIGPLTLHSRVLQSPLAGVTDRVFRTLVRRSAPQSLCYTEMVSATGLHYAREMPRVMDVGTNEEPIGIQLFDCRPDFLVEAARMAEAEGAQVIDINMGCPVNKITKNGGGSSLLKDPELAGTIVRKVAQAVNVPVTVKTRLGWTDQQINILEFSLRMQDSGAQLITIHARTRAQGFEGTARWEWIGRVKEQLTIPVIANGDIFSIDAALECLKMTGADGVMCSRATMGNPGLVGQIDHFFKTGERLSEPTPAERLFLAREHIRLLFDYKGQRGLQQARKHAAWYVKGVPGAGLLRGQLARMESVAEAETLIDRALTQLTEVGT; from the coding sequence ATGGCCCAACCCCTAAAAATTGGCCCTCTGACCCTCCACAGCCGTGTTCTTCAGTCCCCACTAGCCGGGGTGACTGACCGGGTTTTTCGGACCTTGGTGCGTCGGTCTGCCCCCCAATCGCTCTGCTATACGGAGATGGTGAGCGCAACCGGTCTACACTACGCCCGAGAGATGCCCCGTGTCATGGATGTGGGGACGAACGAGGAACCGATTGGCATTCAACTGTTTGACTGTCGCCCGGATTTTTTGGTGGAAGCGGCGCGGATGGCAGAGGCTGAAGGCGCACAGGTCATCGACATCAACATGGGCTGTCCGGTCAATAAGATCACCAAGAACGGTGGCGGTTCCTCCTTGCTCAAGGACCCGGAATTGGCTGGGACCATCGTCCGTAAGGTGGCTCAGGCGGTCAATGTTCCGGTGACGGTGAAGACGCGTCTAGGCTGGACAGATCAGCAGATCAATATTTTGGAGTTTAGCCTGCGGATGCAAGACAGTGGGGCACAACTGATCACGATCCACGCCCGGACCCGCGCTCAAGGTTTTGAGGGGACTGCTCGTTGGGAATGGATTGGTCGAGTCAAAGAACAGCTTACGATCCCGGTCATCGCCAATGGGGATATTTTCTCGATCGATGCAGCCCTTGAGTGCCTCAAGATGACAGGAGCAGACGGGGTGATGTGTTCGCGTGCAACGATGGGCAATCCTGGTCTGGTCGGCCAAATTGACCACTTCTTCAAAACCGGGGAACGCCTATCCGAGCCGACTCCCGCCGAGCGTCTCTTTCTCGCCCGAGAGCATATCCGTCTACTGTTTGATTACAAAGGTCAGCGTGGTTTACAACAAGCCAGGAAACATGCCGCATGGTACGTCAAGGGCGTTCCTGGGGCAGGACTTTTACGCGGTCAGTTGGCGCGGATGGAATCAGTAGCCGAAGCCGAAACTTTAATTGACAGGGCACTGACCCAGTTGACCGAAGTCGGTACTTGA
- a CDS encoding glycosyltransferase family protein: MDAHTEHTDLLIVSNGPGELTTWVRPMVARIHGRYPGWRISIVLAPCNNASGNEVDLAKNLPGVARVLGAESYQRFLFTGQTAQGWDWYRRGVVLFLGGDQGFTALIALRLGYPLVTYAEWQVRYGRWMSRVGLRTPKTYPRYAEDPQKFRVVGDLNIDGVEIQPQALQEICKYLKLREDAPLIGLLPGSKGLKLTLGMPLLLKTAELLEDSHPTARFVLPVAPTVDLEKLARFATQENPNIALMGGVTAHLETRGELNYLVTPRGTAIPLWQRFPAYDVLSLCRVCVTTIGVNTAELAALGIPMVVLIPLNKVEVMKAWDGLPGLIMNIPGIGNFIARYVNPWLISRTGLLAWPNLLAGRAIVPELKRLLTPADVARETVPFLDDDGLHHRTRTALMQTMGARGAADRMLGLVEEALAEVSHKAQ; the protein is encoded by the coding sequence ATGGACGCGCACACGGAACATACGGACCTTTTGATTGTCAGCAATGGCCCTGGCGAGCTGACCACCTGGGTCCGTCCGATGGTGGCCCGGATTCATGGGCGCTATCCAGGATGGCGCATTTCAATCGTGCTGGCTCCTTGCAATAACGCAAGCGGCAATGAAGTCGATCTGGCGAAAAATTTACCTGGAGTAGCTCGGGTCTTGGGGGCTGAGTCTTACCAGCGGTTTCTCTTTACTGGGCAGACTGCGCAGGGCTGGGATTGGTATCGGCGGGGCGTGGTGCTTTTTCTCGGTGGGGACCAGGGCTTTACGGCACTCATTGCCCTGCGGTTGGGTTATCCGCTGGTTACCTACGCTGAATGGCAGGTACGCTACGGGCGGTGGATGAGTCGGGTGGGGCTCAGGACGCCCAAAACCTACCCCCGCTATGCTGAAGACCCCCAAAAATTCCGCGTCGTCGGTGACCTCAATATCGATGGCGTAGAGATACAGCCCCAAGCACTCCAGGAGATCTGCAAGTACTTGAAACTCCGGGAGGACGCGCCCCTCATCGGCCTCCTACCGGGCTCTAAGGGGCTCAAGCTCACCTTGGGGATGCCTCTGCTCTTAAAGACAGCTGAACTCTTAGAAGATTCTCATCCCACAGCCCGCTTCGTCCTGCCCGTAGCTCCGACGGTAGATCTAGAAAAACTGGCCCGCTTCGCTACGCAGGAGAACCCCAATATCGCCTTGATGGGTGGGGTGACCGCGCACCTGGAGACTCGGGGCGAACTCAACTATCTGGTGACCCCCCGAGGGACAGCCATTCCGCTCTGGCAGCGCTTCCCCGCCTATGATGTGCTGTCTTTGTGCCGGGTCTGCGTCACGACTATCGGGGTCAACACCGCCGAACTCGCCGCGCTGGGGATACCGATGGTGGTCCTTATTCCGCTCAATAAAGTCGAGGTCATGAAAGCCTGGGATGGTCTGCCGGGGCTAATCATGAATATACCGGGGATCGGGAACTTTATCGCCCGCTACGTCAATCCCTGGCTCATCAGCCGGACAGGATTGCTCGCGTGGCCCAACCTCCTCGCCGGACGGGCCATCGTCCCGGAACTCAAGCGCCTGCTCACCCCAGCCGATGTAGCCCGTGAGACCGTCCCTTTCTTGGATGACGACGGTCTCCACCACCGGACCCGCACGGCGTTGATGCAGACCATGGGTGCTAGAGGAGCGGCAGACCGGATGCTGGGCTTGGTAGAAGAGGCTCTAGCGGAGGTAAGCCATAAGGCACAATAG
- a CDS encoding YdcF family protein: MLDPALCERSSLLWPSLTWRLQDWLTVPWLVVLPLALLVILAWQVRPLPGRRLVFGLSALMLGSYLLAILPPMIDLALWGLTAPLPADTGTKVDAIVILGRGDQLRPARAAVAGGLWRTGRAPLVFSSGRGDATELMDLLRSQGLPQQAVAGEDCSQTTEENARFTALVLKPQGVRRILLVTDPPHLLRSVLTFRRQGFTVLPQSSPLPPLPFPQRAFIVYREYLGLILYGLSGRLSQQTAAESILRVNTGS, translated from the coding sequence ATGCTTGACCCCGCCCTGTGTGAGCGTTCGTCCCTGCTTTGGCCCTCGTTGACCTGGAGGCTCCAGGACTGGCTGACCGTACCCTGGTTGGTGGTCTTGCCCCTGGCGCTGCTGGTCATCCTGGCTTGGCAAGTGCGCCCCCTGCCGGGACGCCGTCTGGTCTTTGGCCTTAGCGCCTTGATGCTGGGGTCTTACCTGCTCGCCATTCTCCCGCCCATGATAGACTTGGCGCTTTGGGGCCTCACAGCTCCCCTGCCTGCCGATACTGGCACAAAAGTAGATGCCATCGTGATTTTGGGCCGGGGGGACCAGTTGCGTCCGGCGCGAGCAGCGGTCGCGGGCGGGCTGTGGCGGACAGGGCGGGCACCCCTGGTTTTTAGTAGCGGACGGGGCGATGCCACCGAGCTTATGGATCTGTTGCGCAGCCAGGGTCTTCCCCAGCAGGCCGTCGCGGGGGAAGATTGTTCGCAGACTACCGAGGAGAATGCACGCTTTACAGCCCTAGTCCTCAAGCCGCAAGGAGTGCGCCGTATCCTGCTGGTTACGGATCCGCCACACCTGTTGCGCTCGGTCCTCACGTTCCGCCGTCAGGGTTTCACGGTCCTTCCTCAGTCCAGCCCTTTGCCCCCGCTCCCTTTCCCCCAACGGGCTTTTATTGTCTACCGCGAATATCTAGGGCTTATCCTCTACGGTCTGAGTGGGCGCTTGAGCCAGCAGACAGCCGCAGAATCCATACTGCGTGTAAATACGGGGTCATGA
- a CDS encoding class I SAM-dependent methyltransferase: MPDRDFGKDAPQFSPEMYRDLDSSLGSRRSAQEILPLLFQLIPPARSIIDVGCGVGSWLAILQEMGVEDVLGVDTPFIERTYLKIPENRFYPLDLREPLRLERTFDLALCLEVAQDLPEGVAADFVASLTRLAPVVLFSSAIPYQAGAGTGRINQQWPIYWVEHFNRQGYVVIDSLRSQIWQNENVEWWYAQNLLLYVQEDYLAAHPPLLEAQKRTCLNQLSLVHPRRFLMDTVLRTVVSSLPTAFSTALKRRLGKPVNDYEHF; the protein is encoded by the coding sequence ATGCCGGACCGCGATTTTGGTAAGGATGCTCCGCAATTCTCCCCTGAGATGTACCGGGACTTGGATAGCTCCTTGGGCTCCCGGCGCTCCGCTCAGGAGATCCTGCCCCTCTTGTTTCAGCTTATTCCCCCCGCGCGCTCCATCATTGATGTGGGCTGTGGCGTGGGCAGTTGGCTTGCTATCTTGCAGGAGATGGGGGTCGAGGATGTCCTAGGCGTGGATACCCCTTTTATCGAGCGCACCTATCTAAAAATTCCTGAAAACCGTTTTTATCCCCTAGATCTGCGCGAACCGCTCCGGCTGGAGCGGACTTTTGACCTAGCCCTGTGCCTGGAGGTCGCCCAGGACCTCCCCGAAGGCGTAGCGGCGGATTTTGTAGCCTCGTTGACCCGGCTGGCACCTGTGGTGCTCTTCTCTTCGGCTATTCCTTATCAGGCGGGTGCTGGGACGGGGCGTATCAATCAGCAGTGGCCTATCTATTGGGTGGAGCACTTCAACCGACAGGGCTACGTAGTCATAGACAGCCTACGCTCCCAGATCTGGCAGAACGAAAACGTGGAGTGGTGGTACGCTCAAAACCTACTGCTCTATGTGCAAGAGGACTATTTAGCCGCCCATCCCCCCCTCTTGGAGGCGCAAAAACGGACCTGCCTCAACCAACTCTCGCTGGTCCATCCGCGCCGCTTTTTGATGGATACCGTCTTGCGCACGGTGGTCTCCTCCTTGCCCACGGCCTTTTCCACAGCCCTCAAGCGCCGTTTAGGCAAACCTGTAAATGACTATGAACACTTCTGA
- a CDS encoding DegT/DnrJ/EryC1/StrS family aminotransferase produces the protein MHVPTFTPPFLAPRPRREQFLVFGAPPIEDAEIQEVVASMQSGWLGTGPKVARFEQDFARYKGVSHAAAVNSCTAALHLSILVAGLQPGDEVITSPLTFCATVNAIIHSGATPVLADIDPNTLNLDPEQVAARITERTRAILPIHFAGRPCAMEALTALARRHDLKIIEDCAHAIETEYRGQRAGTFGDFACFSFYVTKNVVTGEGGMILTRTQADADRCKVLALHGMSRDAWQRFSDSGYRHYQVVEVGFKYNMMDLQAAIGIHQLQRVETYWRQREQVWQRYGTALAHLPITLPAPPEPDTRHAYHLYTILVDEQLAGISRDGFLERMNAQNIGVGVHYLSIPEHPCYQSRFGWQPEDYPHAMRAGRQTVSLPLSPRLTDEDVEDVISAVTHASKGL, from the coding sequence ATGCATGTACCTACGTTCACTCCGCCTTTTCTCGCTCCCCGTCCGCGCCGGGAGCAATTTTTGGTGTTTGGGGCTCCGCCCATTGAGGATGCTGAGATTCAAGAAGTCGTAGCTAGTATGCAGAGTGGCTGGTTGGGCACCGGCCCCAAGGTGGCCCGTTTTGAGCAGGACTTTGCCCGCTACAAAGGGGTTTCCCATGCAGCGGCTGTCAATTCCTGCACCGCAGCGCTGCATCTCAGTATCCTGGTAGCCGGACTCCAGCCCGGAGATGAGGTCATTACTTCGCCTTTGACCTTTTGCGCCACGGTCAACGCGATTATCCACAGTGGCGCGACCCCTGTTTTGGCCGACATTGACCCCAACACCCTCAACCTCGACCCCGAACAGGTAGCAGCACGGATCACTGAGCGCACCCGCGCCATCCTTCCTATTCACTTTGCAGGCCGCCCCTGTGCTATGGAGGCGCTGACGGCGCTTGCCCGACGCCATGACCTCAAAATCATTGAGGACTGCGCCCATGCGATTGAGACCGAGTACCGGGGTCAGCGGGCGGGAACCTTTGGGGATTTCGCCTGCTTCAGCTTTTATGTCACCAAAAACGTCGTGACGGGCGAAGGCGGGATGATCCTGACGCGCACTCAGGCGGATGCTGACCGCTGCAAAGTCCTGGCACTCCACGGCATGAGCCGCGATGCATGGCAGCGCTTCAGCGATAGCGGTTATCGTCACTATCAGGTGGTCGAGGTCGGGTTTAAGTACAACATGATGGACCTGCAAGCCGCTATCGGCATCCACCAACTCCAGCGCGTCGAGACCTATTGGCGACAGCGTGAACAGGTCTGGCAGCGCTACGGCACCGCCTTGGCGCACCTGCCCATCACCCTGCCTGCACCCCCGGAGCCAGACACCCGCCATGCCTATCACCTCTATACCATCTTGGTGGACGAACAACTCGCGGGCATCAGCCGCGATGGGTTTCTAGAGCGCATGAATGCTCAGAATATCGGCGTGGGTGTCCACTATCTGAGCATTCCAGAGCACCCTTGTTATCAGTCGCGCTTTGGTTGGCAGCCGGAGGACTATCCCCATGCGATGCGAGCAGGGCGGCAGACGGTGAGCCTTCCGCTTTCGCCTAGGCTAACAGACGAGGATGTGGAGGACGTGATTTCGGCGGTCACCCACGCTTCAAAAGGACTTTAA
- a CDS encoding glycosyltransferase family 2 protein produces MLASAHALPTVTILVPTYNRASFLRGALSSVLAQTYPAIQVIVLDDASPDETPQVAAEFAHDPRLVYLRQPQNLGITGNWQAGIRAVTSEFFCILNDDDTLEPDFVATLVQPLVEHDDLILSSADHWMMDERGERLHTISNQTSHCWKRDSLTLGYLENFGHAALIDQSIFIGATIFRRRLVTPEFIKAEAQGAVDIWLFYQCVRTGYQAYYTPDRLLNYRLHGGGMSQERNWRPYVLEGLLFLYHQMSHDPKLDALHRLLPTKVALTMSSYGINLLALGRPREAQKALAQALHLHKNPRTLLAYGLAFLGPLGSKIMVLLQDLRGYLNSISLGHASGMLLLLTALNL; encoded by the coding sequence ATGCTTGCCTCTGCACACGCTCTGCCGACTGTCACAATTCTGGTTCCAACCTATAACCGGGCCAGTTTTTTGCGAGGAGCGCTCAGCAGTGTCCTAGCCCAGACCTATCCAGCCATTCAGGTCATCGTCCTAGACGACGCGAGCCCTGATGAGACGCCTCAAGTCGCAGCCGAATTTGCCCATGACCCCCGTTTGGTCTACCTGCGTCAGCCCCAAAACTTAGGCATCACCGGCAACTGGCAAGCGGGTATTCGGGCGGTGACTAGCGAATTTTTTTGCATCCTCAATGACGATGACACCCTGGAGCCGGATTTTGTTGCGACTTTGGTACAGCCTCTAGTCGAACATGACGACCTCATCCTCTCGAGTGCTGACCACTGGATGATGGATGAGCGGGGGGAGCGACTCCACACCATCAGCAACCAGACTAGCCACTGCTGGAAACGCGATAGCTTGACTTTGGGGTACCTGGAGAATTTTGGTCACGCGGCGCTCATCGACCAGAGTATTTTCATCGGGGCTACGATCTTTCGCCGCCGCTTGGTTACCCCGGAATTCATCAAGGCTGAGGCTCAAGGAGCCGTGGATATCTGGCTGTTTTACCAATGTGTGCGCACCGGATATCAGGCTTATTACACGCCTGACCGCCTCTTGAACTATCGGCTACATGGCGGGGGGATGAGCCAGGAACGAAACTGGCGGCCCTACGTCCTCGAAGGGCTCCTGTTTTTATACCATCAGATGTCTCACGACCCGAAACTAGACGCACTGCATAGACTCCTGCCAACCAAGGTAGCCTTGACAATGAGTTCTTATGGTATCAATTTGTTGGCCCTAGGGAGGCCCCGTGAGGCACAAAAAGCCCTTGCCCAAGCTTTGCACCTTCATAAAAATCCACGCACGCTCCTCGCCTATGGACTAGCCTTCCTCGGACCCTTGGGGAGCAAGATCATGGTCCTGCTTCAGGACCTGCGTGGGTACCTGAATAGTATCTCCTTGGGACATGCCTCAGGGATGCTCCTGCTCCTGACCGCCTTGAACCTGTAA
- a CDS encoding methyltransferase domain-containing protein, translated as MTPSYCCPRCKGPLVSRIEEYRCPVCAQSYPVLCGIPDFRVYPDPYIDLEADRAKGQRLAEAAQHLDFPALVAHYYAITPEVPPDLAARYLAHHRAGLSRAQGVLARLKAYGLPPPSGRRVLDLGCGTGAFVASTAGLGAHVIGVDIAFRWLVVARRQLHDLGLEDVPLVCACADYLPFADQHFELMVAENLLEHTRDPALVLMEAGRVRTQGGAFLARTVNRFALAPEPHVGVWGVGFLPRPWMDPYVRLFKGIPYEHIHLQSYGSLRRMVRVSGVHDLRVSPARLVLEDYQYQPPLRRQLLGWYDRLGRLVPALRPLLTRLGPYLDLVSQRTAPAPLL; from the coding sequence ATGACCCCTTCCTACTGTTGCCCCCGCTGTAAAGGACCTCTGGTCTCCCGGATTGAGGAATATCGCTGCCCGGTCTGTGCCCAGAGCTATCCGGTCCTTTGTGGTATTCCTGACTTTCGGGTCTACCCCGACCCCTATATCGACCTGGAGGCTGACCGTGCTAAGGGCCAACGCCTTGCTGAGGCGGCGCAACACCTCGACTTCCCCGCGCTGGTGGCCCATTACTACGCCATTACGCCCGAAGTTCCTCCTGACCTAGCCGCGCGTTACCTAGCCCATCACCGGGCTGGCCTCAGCCGTGCTCAGGGGGTCCTCGCCCGCCTCAAAGCCTATGGTCTGCCCCCGCCCTCTGGTCGCCGGGTCCTAGACCTCGGGTGCGGGACCGGGGCCTTTGTCGCTAGTACCGCAGGCTTAGGGGCTCATGTGATCGGGGTGGATATTGCCTTTCGCTGGCTGGTGGTGGCTCGCCGCCAACTGCATGACCTCGGACTTGAGGATGTTCCTCTGGTCTGTGCCTGTGCCGACTATCTGCCCTTTGCCGACCAGCATTTTGAGCTGATGGTGGCGGAGAATCTGCTCGAACATACCCGCGACCCTGCTCTGGTACTCATGGAAGCCGGACGGGTCCGCACCCAAGGCGGAGCCTTTTTGGCACGCACAGTCAACCGCTTTGCCCTCGCGCCCGAGCCCCATGTGGGGGTATGGGGCGTCGGCTTCCTGCCGCGTCCCTGGATGGACCCCTATGTGCGTCTTTTCAAGGGCATTCCCTACGAGCACATCCACCTGCAATCCTATGGCAGTCTGCGGCGGATGGTCCGCGTAAGCGGCGTCCACGACCTCAGGGTCAGCCCTGCACGACTCGTCCTTGAAGATTACCAGTACCAGCCCCCGCTACGCCGTCAGCTCCTTGGGTGGTATGACCGCCTGGGTCGTCTCGTCCCTGCGCTCCGACCGCTTTTGACACGCTTGGGGCCTTATTTGGATCTGGTGAGCCAGAGGACTGCGCCCGCTCCTCTATTGTGA
- a CDS encoding polysaccharide deacetylase family protein: MVLPVITYHALSDMPAPLGTPPQVFEQHLKAFRHWGYRTVSLAEVSLALTHDQPLPERSLVISFDDGYQSIYREAWPRLRDWGFTATVYLISDWCGRDNRWLGQPPTLPTAPLMTWDEAAQLAAAGWELGAHTCSHRPLPGLAPAAVETELSEAQRTIQIRTGQSVQTFAYPYGAVSPEVKTLVQRYFVGAAGTRLGLVDASGDPYDLKRIDAYYLRPSMIRYLDQPLFDQYLHFRQRLRDLRRHAFTDWQI; the protein is encoded by the coding sequence ATGGTCCTCCCTGTCATCACCTACCATGCCCTCAGCGATATGCCCGCGCCCCTAGGGACGCCCCCCCAGGTCTTTGAACAACATTTGAAGGCTTTCCGGCACTGGGGCTATCGGACGGTGTCGCTAGCGGAGGTGTCGCTGGCGCTGACCCACGACCAACCCCTACCAGAGCGCTCCCTGGTCATCAGCTTTGATGACGGCTACCAAAGCATCTACCGCGAAGCATGGCCCCGGCTTCGGGATTGGGGCTTCACAGCCACGGTCTATCTCATCAGCGACTGGTGTGGGCGGGACAACCGCTGGCTAGGACAACCCCCGACCTTGCCTACTGCGCCCTTAATGACTTGGGATGAAGCCGCTCAACTGGCTGCCGCTGGCTGGGAACTGGGGGCGCACACCTGTTCGCATCGCCCCTTGCCTGGACTGGCCCCGGCAGCCGTAGAGACAGAACTGTCCGAAGCCCAACGCACCATCCAAATCCGTACCGGCCAATCGGTCCAGACCTTTGCCTATCCTTATGGAGCCGTCAGCCCGGAAGTGAAAACACTGGTGCAGCGCTATTTCGTTGGAGCGGCGGGGACGCGCTTGGGTTTGGTGGACGCTTCAGGTGACCCCTATGATTTGAAGCGTATCGACGCCTACTACCTGCGCCCTAGCATGATTCGCTATCTGGACCAGCCTCTGTTTGACCAGTACCTCCACTTCAGACAGCGTCTGCGTGACCTGCGTCGCCACGCCTTTACAGACTGGCAAATCTGA
- a CDS encoding S9 family peptidase produces MVPPSVSPPPPKAQVIPRVYSVHSATYTDPYFWLRERDNPEVIAYLEAENAYAEAFVHPEPQQHLYQELVGRIQETDLSVPVRLDHYAYYARTETDRQYAILCRQADGASEEVLLDLNQLAEGHPYFSLGTNAVSPDHRLLAYAIDTSGAETYTLYVKDLMTGDLRADVIPNTSASACWANDNHTLFYTVLDEAKRPYKLFRHTLGTDPQADVLVYHETDDAYFLGIGRTRSKGYLVLHLQSKVTSEVHYLDANDPYASFRVVHPRQKGLEYSLDHLEDHFYILTNDQAQNFKLVKAPVTDPAKANWQDVIPHREQVKLDQIEVLRGHIIVLERQNALERIYVLDLEGMDSHYIEFPEPVYTVHLGDNPEIDTDLLRFTYASLVTPNTVFDYNLVTRERELKKQYAVLGGYDPSYYQSERLFATAPDGARIPISLVYRKDMVRDANHPLYLYGYGSYGYSLDPSFSSARLSLLDRGFIFALAHVRGGEELGRPWYEDGKLLQKKNTFTDFIAVAEYLVAEHYTSPSRLVISGGSAGGLLVGAVANLRPELFAVVVAQVPFVDVVNTMLDSSLPLTVVEYDEWGNPNDREFFDYIRSYSPYDNVTAQDYPHLLITAGLNDPRVSYWEPAKWCAKLRALKTDAHILLLKTNMGAGHGGASGRYDRLKEVAFEYAFILRVLGIAE; encoded by the coding sequence ATGGTGCCTCCTTCTGTTTCCCCCCCGCCCCCAAAGGCGCAGGTCATCCCCAGGGTCTATAGCGTGCACAGCGCCACCTACACCGACCCCTATTTCTGGCTCAGAGAACGGGACAACCCTGAGGTCATCGCCTACCTTGAAGCCGAGAATGCCTATGCTGAAGCCTTCGTCCATCCCGAACCGCAGCAGCATCTCTATCAGGAGTTGGTCGGTCGTATCCAGGAGACTGACCTCTCTGTACCGGTCCGCTTAGACCACTACGCCTACTATGCGCGGACCGAGACCGACCGCCAATACGCTATTCTCTGCCGCCAAGCAGACGGTGCTTCAGAGGAAGTCTTGCTCGATCTCAATCAGCTGGCTGAGGGGCACCCCTATTTCAGCTTGGGCACCAACGCGGTCAGCCCGGACCATCGCCTACTGGCCTACGCCATCGATACTTCGGGAGCAGAGACCTACACCCTCTACGTCAAAGACCTCATGACCGGAGACTTGCGCGCTGATGTCATCCCTAACACCTCCGCCTCCGCCTGCTGGGCCAACGACAACCACACCCTCTTCTACACGGTCTTAGATGAGGCCAAGCGTCCCTACAAGCTCTTTCGCCACACGCTGGGTACGGACCCCCAAGCGGATGTCCTGGTCTATCACGAAACGGACGATGCCTATTTTTTAGGGATTGGTCGGACACGCAGCAAGGGCTACCTCGTCCTTCATCTCCAGAGTAAGGTCACCAGCGAGGTCCACTACCTCGATGCCAATGACCCCTACGCTTCTTTTAGGGTTGTCCATCCCCGTCAGAAGGGGCTGGAGTACAGCCTCGACCATTTGGAAGATCACTTCTATATCCTGACAAACGACCAAGCGCAGAACTTTAAGCTGGTCAAAGCTCCGGTCACTGACCCTGCCAAGGCCAACTGGCAAGACGTCATCCCCCACCGTGAGCAGGTAAAACTGGACCAGATCGAAGTCCTCCGGGGCCACATCATCGTCCTGGAACGACAGAACGCCCTAGAGCGGATCTATGTCCTGGATTTAGAGGGGATGGACAGCCACTACATCGAATTCCCGGAGCCGGTGTACACGGTGCATTTGGGTGATAATCCCGAGATAGATACCGATTTATTGCGCTTCACCTATGCTTCCCTGGTCACCCCCAACACGGTCTTTGACTACAACTTGGTCACTCGGGAGCGGGAACTCAAGAAGCAATATGCTGTGCTGGGGGGCTATGACCCGAGCTATTACCAATCTGAGCGTCTGTTTGCCACAGCTCCTGACGGTGCCCGCATCCCCATCTCTTTGGTCTACCGCAAGGACATGGTCCGCGACGCAAACCATCCGCTCTACCTCTATGGCTATGGCTCCTACGGCTACAGCCTGGACCCCTCTTTCTCTTCTGCCCGCCTCAGCTTGCTGGACCGGGGCTTTATCTTTGCGCTGGCTCATGTGCGCGGGGGCGAAGAACTAGGACGTCCATGGTATGAGGACGGTAAGCTACTCCAGAAAAAAAATACGTTCACGGACTTCATCGCTGTGGCCGAATATCTGGTTGCCGAGCACTACACAAGCCCGAGTCGTCTGGTCATTTCCGGGGGCAGTGCCGGGGGATTGTTGGTGGGGGCGGTAGCCAACCTGCGTCCAGAGCTTTTTGCGGTGGTGGTGGCGCAGGTGCCCTTTGTGGATGTCGTCAACACGATGCTCGACAGTTCGCTGCCCTTGACGGTTGTGGAGTACGACGAGTGGGGCAACCCCAACGACCGGGAGTTTTTTGACTACATCCGTTCCTACTCCCCTTACGACAATGTCACGGCTCAGGACTATCCGCACCTGCTGATTACCGCCGGACTCAATGATCCCCGCGTGAGCTATTGGGAGCCGGCCAAATGGTGCGCCAAACTCCGTGCCCTCAAGACCGACGCTCATATCTTGCTTCTGAAAACCAACATGGGAGCCGGTCACGGCGGGGCTTCGGGGCGCTATGACCGGCTGAAAGAAGTCGCGTTTGAGTATGCCTTTATCCTGCGGGTGTTGGGGATAGCGGAGTAG